A window of Ptychodera flava strain L36383 chromosome 1, AS_Pfla_20210202, whole genome shotgun sequence contains these coding sequences:
- the LOC139129894 gene encoding small ribosomal subunit protein eS10-like, whose translation MLMPKKNRVAIYEHLFKEGVMVAKKDFHLPKHQEVDVPNLHVIKGMISLKSRGYVKEQFAWRHYYWYLTNEGIQYLRDFLHLPPEIVPATLRRQTRPEAARPRPKGFEPSKGPATPAEDRQAYRRGPPGAGPDKKGDAGPGPNPSFEFRGGFGRGRGGPSS comes from the exons ATGCTGATGCCAAAAAAGAACCGCGTTGCCATCTATGAACACCTCTTCAAAGAGGGCGTCATGGTGGCCAAGAAAGATTTTCACCTACCAAAACATCAAGAAGTTGATGTGCCCAACCTCCACGTCATCAAAGGGATGATA TCTTTGAAATCACGAGGTTATGTGAAAGAACAGTTTGCATGGAGGCACTATTACTGGTACCTTACCAATGAAGGTATCCAATATCTCCGAGACTTCTTACATCTGCCTCCAGAGATTGTACCAGCCACACTTCGCAGACAAACCAGACCAGAAGCTGCAAGACCTAGGCCTAAAG GATTTGAACCATCCAAAGGACCTGCAACTCCAGCAGAAGACAGACAAGCATACAGGAGAGGACCAC CTGGTGCTGGACCAGACAAGAAGGGAGATGCCGGCCCCGGTCCAAATCCAAGCTTTGAATTT AGAGGTGGCTTTGGACGCGGTAGAGGTGGACCCAGTTCATAA